The sequence AATGCTGAAAAGATTACTGATCTAATAATTCAGACAGGAGTTGAAACCCAACTAGGTGGAGGGATCAGATCCTTACATGATGCACGCTCCTGGCTTGACTGTGGAGTCGATAGAGTCATTATATCCACATTTGCTGTTCATGATCCAGACTGTCTTACAACTCTCTCTGATGAATATGGCAGTGATCGGATCATGGCAGGAGTCGATGCAAAAGCTGGAGAGATGGTTACCCATGGATGGGAAAGACCTGCTGGTGATTTTCTTGAGTGGGCTAATCTGTTTATTCAGAAGGGAGCAGGTTCACTTCTTTACACAAATGTGAGTGTTGAAGGATTATGTAACGGGATCGATCCAATACCCGTACGGACCCTGCTTCGAAAAGTTAGTGTTCCTGTTGTCGTGGCGGGTGGCATAACCTCTCCATCAGATATATCGATCCTAAAGGAAACTGATGCAGCAGGAGTGGTACTTGGCTCAGCTCTGTATAGTGGTCGGATTTCCCTTCGTGAAGCCTTGGAGGCAGCAGGATGAGATCTGCAAAAATATCTCGCAAAACAAAAGAAACCGATATTATAATTCAATTTTCTCTGGACGGGTCCGGAACCTCAACCCTGAATACGGGCATCCCTTTTTTCAACCATATGCTTGATGCTTTTACAAGACATGGAAAATTTGATCTGGAAATTATTGCAACTGGAGATTTGGAAACCGGACCTCATCATACCATTGAAGATATTGGAATCGTTCTGGGTCAGGCTTTTTTAAAAGCTCTTGGTGATGGAAAGGGCATATCCAGATTTGCCAGCATTGTAGTGCCTATGGATGAGTCAAGGGCGGAGGTTGCTCTTGATGTTGGAGGCCGACCATATCTTGTTTTTGAAGGTTCTTTTAGTGGTCCTGTTGAAGGGGTCTTGGAACCCTGGCTTGTCTGTCATTTTTTTGAAAGTTTTATGCAAAATGCTAAAATTACTGCTCACATGAATGTTTCAGGTTTCTCAGATCATCATAAATGTGAGGCCCTCTTTAAAGCCTTTGGAATTGCATTACGAATGGCAATTCGTGTTGACAGTCAGGATAACTCTATCCCAAGTACAAAAGGTGTGCTGTAACGAAAGAAATCAACCCCATCCGAGCACACATATTTTTTTATGAGGTAAGGGATCGGTTCATCATCGTACGTCGTAAAGGTGGAGAATGCTTTAGGCATTCTCTGCTGCCATTTTGACGTCTTCTTCCTTGATCGTCTTTCTGCCGGCATGCTGGGCAAGTCTGTTTGCTTCCCTGGTAAGGTTCGCAATGTAATCTTCTGCTTTTGCTACAAGAGCTGCTGCTGCATCGCTTCCCACACGCTCAGCCCCATTTTTCTTTGCAATTCTTACAACTGCTGCAATAGGTAAGTCTGCCATAGTCCTCTACCTCAAAACAAAGTATATTGATATCTATTTAAATATTTCGAGATTATCTTGAGATTTTCGATTTTCAGACATGTTTAGAGAAGATTTCTTACTTTCATGAGTTTATGATTCAGAGATGAACAATCGGATGGATTATTGTAAAGAAATAA comes from Methanospirillum hungatei and encodes:
- the hisA gene encoding 1-(5-phosphoribosyl)-5-[(5-phosphoribosylamino)methylideneamino]imidazole-4-carboxamide isomerase, which encodes MIVFPAVDILGGRCVQLIQGKRETATGYGDPLLCAESWINQGAEALHIVNLDGAFGSSTLNAEKITDLIIQTGVETQLGGGIRSLHDARSWLDCGVDRVIISTFAVHDPDCLTTLSDEYGSDRIMAGVDAKAGEMVTHGWERPAGDFLEWANLFIQKGAGSLLYTNVSVEGLCNGIDPIPVRTLLRKVSVPVVVAGGITSPSDISILKETDAAGVVLGSALYSGRISLREALEAAG
- the hisB gene encoding imidazoleglycerol-phosphate dehydratase HisB — encoded protein: MRSAKISRKTKETDIIIQFSLDGSGTSTLNTGIPFFNHMLDAFTRHGKFDLEIIATGDLETGPHHTIEDIGIVLGQAFLKALGDGKGISRFASIVVPMDESRAEVALDVGGRPYLVFEGSFSGPVEGVLEPWLVCHFFESFMQNAKITAHMNVSGFSDHHKCEALFKAFGIALRMAIRVDSQDNSIPSTKGVL
- a CDS encoding histone family protein, which codes for MADLPIAAVVRIAKKNGAERVGSDAAAALVAKAEDYIANLTREANRLAQHAGRKTIKEEDVKMAAENA